Within Actinomycetota bacterium, the genomic segment CGCCGCGGCGCCCGCGGCGGCGAGCCGCTCGATGACGGCCCGGCTCGGGACGGTGTCGCCGGGCGTCCAGCCGGCCGAGGTCTCGGCGTGGCAGCCGGCTCCGCTCTCGACCTCGCCGACCGGCATGTACTCGATGAACCGGACGTGCAGCGGGCGCTCGAGCGTCATGCGGGCGAACGCGAGCAGGTCCTGTTCGAGGGACCGCACCACGACGACGTTGACCTTCACCGGCTCGAAGCCCGCATCGAACGCCGCGTCGATGCCCGCGAGCGCGTCGGCGAGCACGCCGCCGCGCGTCACGCGCGCGTAGACCTCCGCGTCCAGCGAATCGAGGCTGACGTTGACGCGCCGCAGGCCGGCGTCGTACAGGTCC encodes:
- a CDS encoding radical SAM protein yields the protein MPEGGVEQLPHEHILTLEEIERFAALAVEQGIGKIRLTGGEPLVRFGVVDHVRRLRAITGLEDIALTTNGTLLAKYASDLYDAGLRRVNVSLDSLDAEVYARVTRGGVLADALAGIDAAFDAGFEPVKVNVVVVRSLEQDLLAFARMTLERPLHVRFIEYMPVGEVESGAGCHAETSAGWTPGDTVPSRAVIERLAAAGAAA